AAACTCGCTAAAAGAGCCGTGAGATAACTTCACGTGCAATAGAATATGAGCTGAGATAGTGCTTATTTTTGCCTCTCTTAGATGATCTAAATAAACATAATGTATATATACAATAGGTAACATCCTATTGAAGATACTCTCCCGTGACCTCCTCCCCCCGTGCGGCGGCGCCGCGCCGCACCGGGGCCTCCCCCCGTGACCTCCTTCTCCTCCCCGCCGggcctccctctcctcccgccgccgctgccgaggGCATCGCAGGCTAAGCCTGcgggccgcagcggcggcggcggcaatcTTCCTCGGCCGGCGAACGGATCTGGGTGGCGGCGACCCACTCCGGCCGATCCAAGGGCGATGGCGCAGGCCGGTGGCGACCAGGGTTGTCGTGCTGGTGGCGGCGACGAAGAGATCACGTCGGCGGCTAGGGTGTCCGATCTGGATCCCATTCGGATCTGGATGGTGGTTCCTCGAGCCTAAGGACCTCAGAAGATAGAGGAGAGCGCCAGGCCCAGATTTCCGGAATACGTCGTGCGCATCCTTTGTTCCGGCACGACAAGCGGCCTCTGGACTAGGCATGCGACACGAGGACGTCGGGGGCTTCGGCCCTTGGCGTGGAGGTGGTGGCCatcttcttcgccggaggtggtcGGCTAGATGGTTGTGGATTCTCGCATCTAGTCCCGGCGTACAGTGGGGAGACGGGGCTGCCGGTGAAAACCGTGCTATGACTCGGGACatggcgggcgatggcggcgttttcGCGTCGTTATCTTGTTGAAGACATCGCCTCTGCAACTTCTGTCGACTTGCTTGCGCTGCTCTGGGTGAAAACCTTGATCCGGAGTTTCCGGATCGGACGATGGCGGTGCTTTTGGGGCGTCGTTTTCCCTCATGGGGGCATCGTTTTTTTGAGCGGCGGCTGGATGCAGGACTAGAGGACGgattctttggtggagcggtgcagCATCTCACTCATTGATGGCGGCGGGTCTCGGCGGCATGGCGCTGTGGTGACTCTGCgtccgatgcgcggagatggactcgcgcaggagggtgacgcggtctggcgtcgtggtggcgtcgacggcagctagaccgggcaaggtagatgcagcagtacagctctgaagatggattggtggcaggtggctgcggcgacCTCAGACCCGGCATGCGTCCtagttgaggagtgcgccggactggtaggtGACCCATACCCGACAGGCGACCTGgatgggacctcaggtcttagatgttaggtttggctgcgaggtctgtttggtactagacccagactatcagcatcccttcatctcttagataggagtagcgacatttttgttgcctagacggtggcttcagtcttactgttgtatgactttgtaaggtcttatgtgaataattaataaagtggctgcatgtATCGtctagatgcagaggccgggggtcctcctccatttcaaaaaaaataatATACAATAGATTCTGCATATTCAGCCTTTTTTTTGTTTCCTACTGTATCCATCACATACACAAAAGAAAGATAATCCACGGTATGGACATGGTTGAAGCATCGTAAACAAGAAAGAGACATGGATAGAAGTGATCAGTTAACAAAATACATGATCAAAATTGTGTAATCATCATTCGATTGTATGTATATTTGGTATAATGTACAAAAGATGGGTAGAGTAACAAGGCTTGAGAGTTGAGAAGCATCTAGTAGCTAAGGATGTTCAGGAGTGAAACCCTGCTCTGGATCAACCTCCTGAATAGGGACTCAACACCCTTCTCAAGGTCGGCCACGCCGCGCTCCAGCGCTTGCAGCTGCGCCGCCTCGCAGACAACCCTCTTCTTCTGGAACCTCTGTGAGACCAGAGACCATCTGCTTCCACTGGTGACCCCAATTTGCTTCAGTAGGAGGCATGACGCGGATTCAAGCAGACAGACCACCATGTCTCTTGCTTCTACCAGTAGCCTGACCGTCCCGCAGCCTTGGGCGGTAGCCTTGCCGCTTGTGATCTTCTTCAAAGGCTTCTGTGCCTTCTTCGCGAGGCGAACAAAGGACTCGATCTTGATCTGAACAGCCGCGCCATCTCCTCTCTTGAGGGCGAGCTGCAGGTCCTAGATGCTCGCCTTCAGCTCTGCGAGGCTCTCCTGCATGGCATTGCAGAGATCCACCAGGACAAGTGACCTGTCAAGCTCTTCCTCGACCATCTTCCTTTGCAAGGGGACTCGGTTGCTGGGCAGGCTCATGATCTCTTCTATGGAGCTGTAGATGTCTCCGAGACTCCTCAGACCGCCGCACATCGTGTCGATGGTCGCGGAAGGTGAGGATATGCGTGTCTGCAGGCCCTGCAGCTCCACCTCCACTTTCGATTCAGTGGAGTGAGGGATCAAAGGCAGACTCGCAGATCTTTGATGGCAGGCCATGTTTCTAATGGATGAACTCAATTGATGATGTAGTATTTCTTTTTGTAGTGATGGAAGAGAGAATGAAGGGCAGATGCGCTTAATTTGTTGGTGCTGAGACCTTTGCAGCGCGCTCTATTTATAGTCGAGAACCAAAAGGAAATAATGGAGCAAGTTCTCTGCTGCGGCCTAATCATCGGCCGCCTAGGCAAAACGGGTGCTCTCTTATTTTGGTTAGTGCAACTGACATCAATGAGTGAGATGGAGAGCGTGTGCATGTCTCGTCTATAGATGGCAAAGTATCCGCACGAGTGGTTCGTCTCATAATACAGATTGGCAAAATACCTTCGGGCAATCTGGCAATTTGGTTGTCAACGTGTGATGGTTGCACCCGCACCTCAACCCTCGTGCATAACTGTTGCCTTCTTGGCATGTCTCTGCTAATTGCATCATGGTCCACCACACATGCACTAGAATTCTTAACAGACGCTTCAAATCTTTAGCTCATGGCCAAACTCGAATCAAACTAGAATAGCTATAAAAGCTGTATTTCATAAATGCTATAGTATTTCGATATTGGAGAACATAACAAGGGCATCAGCTCAGCAGATCTTAACATGGGACTATAGAAGGCCATGAATCTAGGTGCGGTGATGTAGAAAGTACTccctttacagagggagtaataaAAAAATGTTCTGTCTTAACACACACAGTGACACCGACTACGCCCATTTTCAGTGAGAAGAGAATATATAAAACAAGTTTGGCAGGATAAATTACCGGTCTATCGCTTACTGCAGGTTGCTAGTTTAACCTAACAGCCGAGATGATAACAAACAGCTGATAGAACACGCAATCTTCACTTCGGTAGACCCCCCCTACAAACCGTATAAAGGGTAATATGGACTTTTCACACTTTTGTATATACGATGAGTCCCCCGTAGGTATGTATATACGTATAGGCCAGTATATTTATCTTTTTTCTTCTATTCGCTTAATGTTTCACATTTTTTTAAATGTAAAAATAATGCAGCTAGCATGGTTCGAACTAGAGACCTCCCGTTCGACTATACCACAAGGTAACCAACAGAACACGTTAGCAGTTGTAACAATTACTGGTATGACAGCTATCTTACTTATAATACGCAGTGGGTTTCCAATTTTTTTTGTCGAGTTTCaatcttttttttgttttctacttttttccatttttcttttctttttaaaaaTCGTGAACTTTTATTAAATTTATGAAATATTTTCCAAATCTGTGAACTTGTTTCGAATCCTTATTAAAAAACAAATCTGTGAACCCTtcttcaaaacatgtgattttttttttcaagattgatgaactttttttttcacATACGATGAGTTTTTTTTAATCCAGCTGGCAAGCTGGGTTCCCAAAATCGGGAACATTGTTTTGCATCTTTCTTTggtaattttttttttgaaaatctataaattttttcaaatccatgaaaATTATTCTAAAAACTGATGTGCTTTTCAAAATCTGTGAATGCTTAGGCCGGCCTAATAGGCGCCTCACAGGAGCGATGTTGTCGCCTAGTTGGGCCAAAGCCTAAGCATTCttttcttttatatttttttcttctCTATTCATGTTAATTCATTTTTCTTCTTTTTGATTTATTATTGTTTTAAAACTTGGTTACCTTTTTAGATATTAATTTTAAATATATTTTTACGTCAAACCTGGCATATATGCCTATCATGGGCATGCCCCCCTGGTAGCAAAAGTTAAGACCATTTCATGAATGGCAAAAAAAAATTCAACGGAGGGTGTTCGGGTGGCCACAAGGTTTCGCTTGAGAGCACCCTGTATCCCGACATCCTTCAAATGGCCTAAATTTCCATGGCCTTGTATGATCAATTCAAGGCATGCCAAGTTATTTTGGTTTTCGACAAAATTTTGCATTTTCTGAAATTTTCTCGGTAAAAAAAGAGCGATAAATGGCACGACATTTGCGACACTTGCATACGGCATCGGAAGTCGTTCAAACCTAACATGGATGCCAACCATTGGGATGCCCACATGCTTACAAAAGTTGGAGTCATTTAAAGAATGTCCAAACATAGACAATGTTTAATGGATGGTGTTCGGTTAGGCTAGAAGGCTTCGCCTCAGAGCACGTTGTTTCCCGACATCCTTTAAATGACCCTATTTTTTACCATGAACTTGTATGACAAATTCAAGGCATCATGTCAAGTTTTTTAGTTTCGACAAACTTTGCCTTTTCTGGAGTTTTCTTGGTCAAAAAAGCCCGATGAATAGTCACACATGTCGTAACTTGCATATGGTGCCAGAAATCGTTCAAATCTGGCATGGATGGCTACCATGGGCATGCCCACCTCCTTGAAGAAGTTGGTAACATTTCAAAAATGTACAAAACTAGACCATGCTCAATGGAGGGTGTTTACGTTGGCCAGAAGGCTCCGTCTGAGAGCACATCATTTCTCGACATCATTCAAATGGGCACATCATTCAAACTTTCCACCATCTTCTATGAGTAATTCAAGGCACCATGCCATGTTGTTTTGGTTTTTGACAAATTTTGCATTTTATGGAGTTTTCTCAGACAAAAAAGGTAGATAAATGGCCGGACGTGTCGCAACTTGCATACGGTGTTAGAAATCATTCAAACTCAGCATGGATGACTACCATGTGCATGCACACCTTCTTGAAAAAGTTGGTTTCATTTCAAGAATGTCCAAAACTAGACCATGTTCAATGAAGGGTGTTCGGGTTGCCCACAAGGCTCCGTTTGTGAGCACGTTGTATCTCGACATCCTTCGAATGGGCCCGAAAAAATTTCTACCATCTGCTATGACCAATTCAAGGCACAATCCCAAGTTGTTTCGGTTTTCGAGTTTTTTTGCATCTTCTGGAGTTTTCTAAGTCAAAAATGTAGATAAATGATCGGACGTGTCGTAACTTGCATATGGTGTTGGCAATCATTTAAACTAGGCATGGATGTCTACCACGGGTATATCCACCTACTTGCAAAAGCTGAGGTCATTTTAAGAATGTCCAAAACTAGATCATGTTCAACGGAGGGTGTTTCGTAAAGCTAGAAGAGCCTGTTTTAAAGCACATTGTCTTTTCACATCTGTCAAATGGCCCCAGTTTTTTTCACAAACTTATGTGACCAATTCAAGGCATTATGCCAAGTTGTTTGGATTCTTGACAAATTTTGTATTTTCTGGAGTTTTCTCGGTGAAAAGGGTATGATATCTTGTCGGACGTATGGCAACGTGCAAACAATGTCGGAAGTCGtttaaacctggctcggatgcctcATATGTTCGTGCCAGGCTACTGCCAGAAGTTGGAGTCACTTATCCATGGTCCAAAAAAACACCAGTTGAGAGGAGTGTGTTAGACTAGGCCAGACGGATGGATCTCTAAGCATGTAATTTTTCCTAATTTGAATGCTTTAGTTATTTGCAGTTTTCGTCATTATCAATTAACATGAATATTTTCTCATATCGTAACCACTTCTTGAAATTTTGTCAATAATTTTGAAGTTTTAAATTGTGTATGGAAATTTTATAAaattgaacattttttcaaaattgttAACAAATTCCCAATAATTTATATTGAAGACAATTTGCATACTATGTACTTTTTTAAAAATTTATCAACTTTTTAAATTTGGGAACAAAATTATAAAAAATGGGAACATACATACATGATACAATGGCTGTTTGGACATACATACACATACACTAGACTATATCCATGAATCTATGACgaagaaatcaacagaaatgaCATGCGCGCACACGTGTACAAGTATAGCTTGCACAAATCGATTTGAGATTTGCACATGTATCCACGTAGTACTTTTCTACGTTCCTccacacaaaataaatatagaCGCACAGAACCCTTGAACAACTTGAGTAGTACAAAGATtctcaaaaggaaaaaaaaacttgAGGAGTACAAAGTACTACAAGGAGCAAATAATAGTATATTTCGTGATTTACATTTTCAGCAGTGGTGGCGTAGTCCAGTGGCTTGCTCCCCTAAACTGAAGGATGAGGTTATGAGTTCGACCCCTCATTCTTGTTTTCTAATTTTCCCAGCATTTTTACCTCGCGCACTCAAATGGCAAGTGGCCTCTTGCCTGGTAGGCCGGCCCAGTTGTGCACCGTATCCGTGCTCGGTAATACTCGAAGGTGATATACTTTCAAAATAACCATCGTGCCCTTTATTATGAAGGGGTATGGAGTAATCTCAATCGTTAATGTGTTTAAGGGGGGTCTACCGAAGCAGAAGTGTCTTCACAAATACTTCATAATATAGGATAATGAGATACATGCATGTATCTATTTAATTAGTATTGCCTATCTGTCATGTTTCGGCTATTCGAGAAAAAGAAATAGAATGCACGGGTGTACAAGTTCGACTTGGCCGTAGCACGAGGGAGAAAGATTCATAAAAGCATAGGATACATACATCAGCTTGCATCTCATATGGCCAGTGCACCTAATATGCTAAGAGTTGTAATTCAAAAAACAAGTTGTTAAGAGAGAGGGAAGAGCTGACTTCACCTACAGAAACACTCTCAGACATGATACCTTCCAGGCAACATCTAGATGAGCATGAACTCAGCACCTGTGGAGCATCGCTGTATTGTTTCATCAACCTGCAACAGGATCCGCCGCACAACAGAAAGATCAGCATTATTCTTGACCAGCTGAAACAAAAACTCGCTTAAAGAAGCGTGCGATAACTTCACGTGCAATAGAATATGAGCTGAGATGAGATAGTGGTTATTATTGCCTCTGTTCAGAGGATCTAAATAATTGGTGGCATATGCTTAAGTCTGGTACATCCGTGGGAATAACAGGGCTTCTACCTTGTGCTAGCCATCAGGCTAATGATGAGCGGCTACCACATGGCTTAGAGCCGGCATGTCCATGGTTGTTAAGAGTACTGCAGGTAAAAGATGGTGGGGCCAGTTGTAAACTGTAATTGCTGTGACCTAACATGGCCGTTTCAAATATAAGATCGCATAAAATTGTACATGTGTACAACTTACAGTTACAGCTAGAAATTACTACACATACAGCTCCCATCGAAATTCTGAATAATTTAATCTTCATTTAGACTCAGCTATGAAAAGAAATCAGAATCACTGCCCAGTAAATATCAATGTGAGCGAAATCAGAAGTGATGGTATGAACATAGTCAAAACTGTTTTCATCAACTGATCATTTGCATGTACATTTGGCACTGTGCTCTGTACACAAGCTAGAAAGGTTCTATATGACTGGTGAATCCTTTAAAAGGCGGATGCCAATCGCAATATGCTAGAGAAACAAGGCCTGGGAGTGTCTACGAGCTGAGAATGTTCAGGAGTAAAACCCTGCTTTGGATCAGTCTCCTGAACAGAAGCTCCACACCGTTCGCAAGATCTCCCATGCTTCGCTCTAGCACCTGCAACTGTTCCTCATCGCAAACGACCTTTCTTTTCTGGATAAGAGACCATTTGCTTCCTTTGGTGGTGGCGAACTGCTTCGGCAACAGCTGTGACGTGGACTCAAGTAGACAGACAGACATCTCTCTGGCTTCCGCCAGTAGCCTGACCAGCCTGCAATCCTCACCACTAGCTTTGCTGCTTGTCATATTCTTGAAAGGCTTCTGAGCCTGCTTCGCCAGGCGAATGAAGGACTCAACCTTGAGTTGAACAGCCGCATCATCTCCTCTTTTGAGAACCAGTTGCAGCTCCTGGGTACTCATCTTCAGCTCTGCTAAATTCTCTTGCATGGAGTTGCAAAGATCAATCAGCACGAGGGATCGCTCCAGTTCCTCTTCCACCATTTTCTTGTTTTGGGGGAAGGAGAGGCCAACTTGGTTGCTGGGCAAGCCCATGATCTCCTCCATGCACTTGTATATGTCTCCAAGCCTTGCGTAACCACAACACATTGTGTCGATGGTTGCGGAGGGTGAAGAGATGCATGACTCCAGGCCCTGCAGCTCCGCCTCCACTTTGGATTCACTGGAGTGGGCGATAGAAGGCAAACTTGCAGATCTTTGATGGCAAGCCATGTTTCTAATGGATGAGCTGATGATGTGTTTCTGTTTGTAGTGGAAGAGAAAGTGAAGGGCAGGTGTGCTTTGTTGGTGCTCAACCATTGTGGTGGACTCTATTTATAGTCAAGAAACAAAAGCAGTCTTGCTTGCAAAGCCAGTTAAGCAGCAAGAATATTGTGCATAACCATCTCTGTCCAATAAAATCTTGTTAGGAGACAAGAATCACTAAGTGTATGCCATGTCTTAACAATTGGCAGCAAAGCATCAGCACAATGCTTAAGACAGAATCCAGATCACCAAACAGATACAAAATAAACTAGAATGCAAGTCATGCGGCTGAGGTGTATGTTGAAGGACTAGAAGACTTCACCTTCCAACAGCCTGTCAATTTGGTTCCGTTAGTTGCACCTTCGCCCCAATTGCCGTGAAGCACTGTTGCTGTGCTGGTATGTCTCTGCTACCTGCGGCATGATCCATCACACATGCATTATAATCATCAATAGATGCTTCACTTCTTCTCATGCAACATTCACTCGTTTAGAACATAAGCGAAAATTAACTCATAAACGTCACTGGAATGGGTTCTAGCTTGCAAAATTCTAGACATTCTGCTTCTGTAAGAAATATGTTGTGTTATCCTTCAGTAGCAGAAGTAGAGGTGCACAATTTGGCCAATTGCATGAGAAATTTGAGAATAAGGCACAACGGATTGATATACAGACAGAAAGTATCTCTATCTCTGCAGATCCCATGTACTCACATGGCCACCACAGCCTCAGCCAAGTTGGTACCTTTGTCTATCTTAGTTTAAAACAGCACGCATTGCTAAATTACTAAACAGTGCAGCCTTGACATATTCCAAACGCAGGCAAACTACTACAGGAAGACAAGTTGCTATTTTTTATTGCCAATCTGTCATGTTTCAATTATGTCCGGCAAAATGGACTGCACGAGTACCCAGAGTTGTTTTCTGCTATAAGGTGGTGGGCAAGAATCGCAGTTCATGAGAGGAAAAGTAGAGACACAGAACCTCCAAAGATGTGTTCAATGCTAATATGGGTCAGTCAGCTTCAAGATAAGCATGAACCTCATGGAGTAGACTGGCAACTTTCATCCACCTACAGTAAGATCCAATTATTGCTTCAAGAGTACTTCATAATATAGATAAGGAGATAAATGCATCTAATTAGTGTTTCCTATGTGTCATTTTTCAGCTgttcgagagagagagaaaacagAATGCACGGCCGATAGTCTAGGTGCGGTAATAGAGAAAGTTAACTCTTTTTTCTGTCTTGGACACAAAGTGACAATGTGCCCTAATTTCACCGAGAAGAAAATATAGAACAACTTCGATTGGCCGGTCTATCTCGCTTAATACTGCAGGTTTCTGTTTTAACCTACTAACAGCCCATATGATAACAAACAACTGTTAGAATGTGCAGTCTTCACGGGTACTGGATGAGGAGATAAATTAATATATCTAATTAGTGTTTCCTATCCGTCATGTTGCAGTTGATCCCGAGAAAAAAATGGAATGCACGGGGGTTCATGTTCGATTTGGCCATAGCCCCAGGGAGAAAATTCATGAAAGCATAGGATACATCAGATTACATCTCATATATGTTTTCCCTAGGACACAGTGTCTACAAGTTGTTAAGAGAGAGGAAAGAGTTGACTTAACCTACAGAAGCACACTCAGTCCAGGTAACATCTAGATAAGCATGAACTCAACACCTCGTGGAGCATCGCTGTCTTGTTTCATCAACTTGCAACAAGATCCACCGCAGAACAGAAGGATCAGCATTATTCTTGACCAGCCGAAACAGAAACTCGCTTAAAGAGGTGTGAGGTAACTTCACGTGCAATAGAATATGAGCTGAGATAGTGGTTAGTATTGCCTCTATTCAGAGGATCTAAATCATTGGTGGCATGTATTTAATTAAGTCCGGTACATCTGCTGGGCATAATGTGCTTCCACCTTATGCTAGTGATCAGGCTAATAATGAGTACCACATGGCCTAGAGCTGGCATGTTCATGGTTCTTAAGAGTATTGTAGGCAAAAGATAATGGCGCCGACTGACGTAACATGGCCATTTCGAAGGTAAGATCAAATAAAAATCGTACATGTCTACAACGTATAGCTAGAAATAATTGCACATAAAGCTCCTACCAAGATTCAGAACGATTAATCTTCACCTAGACTCTGCATGCCATTTACTTAAGAGGAATTTCCTTTTCGGTTCCTTAGCattcatcatatatttgaaagAGAACATATCGACATGACACTCAGctaagaaaaataaatctaaaTCATCGCCCGGTAAAGATTGGTGAAATCACAAGTAATGATATGGGCATAGTCAAAACTGCTATCGTCAACTGATCATTTGTATGTACATTTAGTAGTGTACTCAGTACACAAGCTAGAAAGGTTCTATATGACTGGTGAATCCTTTAAAAGGCGGATGCCAATCGCAATATGCTAGAGAAACAAGGCCTGAGAGTGTCTATGAACAGAGAATGTTCAGGAGTGAAACCCTGCTTTGGATCAAACTCCTGAACAGAAGCTCTGCACCGTCCTCAAGATCTCCCATGCTTCGCTCCAGCATTTGCAACTGTTCCTCCTCGCAAACGACCTTTCTCTTCTGGACAAGAGACCATTTGCTTCCTTTGGTGGTGGCGAACTGCTTCGGCAACAGCTGCGACGTGGACTCGAGTAGAGAGACAGACATCTCTCTGGCTTCCGCCAGTAGCCTGACCAGCCTGCAATCCTCACCACTAGCTTTGCTGCTTGCGATCTTCTTGAAAGGCTTCCGCGCCTGCTTGGCGAGGCGAATGAAAGACTCAAACTTGAGTTGAACAGACGCATCATCTCCTCTTTTGAGAACCAGTTGCAGCTCCTGGGTACTCATCTTCAGCTCTGCTAAATTCTCTTGCATTGAATTGCAGAGATCAATCAGCAGGAGGGATCGCTCCAGTTCCTCTTCCACCATTTTCTTGTTTTGGGGGAAGGAGAGGCCAACTTGGTTGCTGGGCAAGCCCATGATCTCCTCTATGCACTTGTAGATGTCTCCAAGCCTTGCGTAACCACCACACATTGTGTCGATGGTTGCGGAGGGTGAAGAGATGCATGACTTCAGGCCCTGCAGTTCCACCTCCACTTGGGATTCACTGGAGTAAGGCAAACTTGCGGATCTTTGATGGCAAGCCATGTTTCTAATGGATGAACTGATGATGTGTTTATGTTCGTAATGGAAGAGAAAGTGAAGAGCAGATGCGCTTTGTTGGTGCTCAACCATTGTGGTGCACTCTATTTATAGTCAAGAAACAAAAGCAGTCTTGCTGGCAAGGAATATTGTGCAACACGCTCCATGTATTGCCAATGATGAATCAATTTTTTGGAGCAGCCTAAGCATCTCTATCTGTTACAATCTTGTTAAGGAGACAAGCATCACTAAGTGCATGCCATGTCTCGACGATTGGAGGCAAAGCATCGGCACAAGTGCTTAGCTTAACAGAGAATCCAGATCAGCAAACAGAAGAAAAATAAACTAGAATGCAAGTCGTGCAACTGAGGTGTATGTTGAAGGACCAGAAGACGTTACCTTCCAACAGCCTGTCAATTTGGTTCTCAACTGATGTCAGCTGCACCTTCGCCTCAATTGCCATGCAGCACTGTTTCTGTGCTGGTATGTCTCTGCTATCTGCAGCATGATCCACCACGCCCACGCATGAATTAGAATCATCAATAGATGTTTCGCTTCTTCCGTTGCATCATTCACTCATTTAGAACATATGCAACTTATGAAAACTTACTCATAAACGTTACTGGAATGGGTTCTAGCTTGCAAAATTCCGATACTAGAAGGTAATGCATGTTTCTGTGGTGTCATCCTTCAGCAGCAGATGTAGAGGTGCCAATTACATGAGAAACTTGAGAATAAGGCACAACGGATTGATATACAGGCAGAAAGTATCTCTATCTCTGAAGACCCCATGTATTCACATGGCCACCATAGCCTCAGGCAAGTTGGTACCCTTATCTATCTTAGGTTAATAGAACACGCATTGCTAAATACAGTACTAAACAAGCAACTCCGACATCTTGCAAACGTAAGCAAACTGTGGTCTGCACGACTACTTGACACTTCGGGGAGACAAGTTGCTATTTCTTATTGCCAATCTGTCATGTTTCAATTATGTCCGACAAGATGGACTGCACGAGTACCCAGAGTTGTTTTTCTGCTATAATGCAATGAGCAAGTTGATGAGAGGAAAAGTTGAAACACAGCACCTCCAAAAACGTGTTCAATGCTAATATGGGTCAGACAGCTTCAAGATAAGGATGAACTCA
This genomic window from Aegilops tauschii subsp. strangulata cultivar AL8/78 chromosome 4, Aet v6.0, whole genome shotgun sequence contains:
- the LOC141020531 gene encoding uncharacterized protein; this encodes MVEHQQSASALHFLFHYEHKHIISSSIRNMACHQRSASLPYSSESQVEVELQGLKSCISSPSATIDTMCGGYARLGDIYKCIEEIMGLPSNQVGLSFPQNKKMVEEELERSLLLIDLCNSMQENLAELKMSTQELQLVLKRGDDASVQLKFESFIRLAKQARKPFKKIASSKASGEDCRLVRLLAEAREMSVSLLESTSQLLPKQFATTKGSKWSLVQKRKVVCEEEQLQMLERSMGDLEDGAELLFRSLIQSRVSLLNILCS